The DNA region CAGCCCTACCAGTCTATTTGTACAAGTTAACTCAAGTACAAATACTGAATTTAAGAGATGAACTAGAGTTTATTTCACTTGTAGTATCTCAGATTTTTGCTGGTAAGGATTTTTCAAGGCAAACATCACAGATGCTGTCGAGCTGTTTACCGATTCCACAACAATTTAGCAGTTTgatctctttccctccttcttgCTTCAGGACTTTTACAGAAATGATCCATTATCCTTTAATGCAGTCAATCGGTCTCAATGCATTTTCtcatctttctgtttctcttttttttcacagtttaggATGAGCATGGAAGATTATGACTATCTGTTCAAGATAGTCCTGATAGGAAATGCTGGCGTTGGGAAGACATGTCTTGTCCGGCGCTTTACTCAGGTTtgtatcatatatatatatatatatatatcatatatatctGCGCGAATGACTTTGCAGTAATAACACAGTTCATctcaatataatatataatctcATTCCAGGGCCTTTTCCCGCCTGGACAAGGGGCTACTATCGGAGTAGATTTCATGATTAAAACCGTGGAAATCAAAGGGGAGAAGGTCAAGGTATACAAAGATGAAAATCACGTTACGTTAAAGACAAGTATGTGCCCGGACGATTTGATTTGCTCATTTCCTATATTTCCTTTTTCCAGCTGCAGATATGGGACACGGCTGGACAGGAGAGATTTCGCTCCATCACTCAGAGTTATTACCGTAGTGCCAACGCCCTCATTCTCACGTATGACATTACCTGTGAGGACTCCTTCAGGTGCCTTCCAGAGTGGCTGAGGGAGATTGAGCAGTATGCCAACAACCAAGTGGTGACTATATTAGTCGGTAAGAAAACTTTATACATCATGTTCGTCTAGGGAAATCCGAAGAGTTGCGCACACTGTATTTTACTGGAGCTCACCTGGTTTTCTAAGTAGGGTTGGGTatcattctgttttttttctgttattggTTTTAATTCAATACTTTTCGATCTGGAGCCAGATCTGAGGGTTGCTcaactaaaatatttaaaagcattttGTTGTTAGGTGGACTCGAGCTACTAGCCACCTGTAGGTCGACGTTACGTGCTGCCGGAGCTGTGTGAAGACTGTGTTGCCATCAGAGTTTAAATGTCTGAGAAGATCTGCAAAATACCTCATTTTAATTTTTCcttatatacattttgttttgtactgtttgtgggttttttgttACTCCTCAGGAAAGGAATCACTCACATGTACACCCACTCCACTTCCATCTGCCTGatccacacccacccacccaccactgTTCAGAAAgtcttcttttctctgtgtctggtTACGTAAATGTCTTGACAGATACATTTGTATGCGTTACAGGTAATAAAATAGACCTGGCAGAGAAGAGGGAGGTCCTCAGACAGAGGGCTGAAGATTTCGCTGAGTCTCAGAGCATGTTGTATCTGGAGACCTCGGCCAAGGAGTCCGACAACGTGGAGAAACTGTTCCTGGACCTGGCCTGCGAACTCATCCGAGAGGCCAAGCAGAACAAGCTGGATAACAATGACACTGCCCCGATGCCCGGCGAGGGTAAAGCCATCAGTTActtgagctgctgcagcctcaaTTAGACAGAGCTCCAGACCGAGCTTCTGGCCGTGCTAACTCAGTAGCCATTGACTGTAGAGAGCAAATGGCTGAGCCCCTATGCCTCCGTCCCTCTAAAGATGGCATCAAGCCTcttatttctctcatttctaGTCCCATGCCTTTTAAAAGCAGTACAAGGGATTCCGTCAAATTTAGTTCTTGATGGAGAACATAATCCTCAGTGCAACAGGGTGAAGTGTTTGTCTGCCCGATGCATCAGAGAATCTGAGTAGGGCTCAATTTTGTCCTCTTCACGCTGAAATGGCAGAACTCTCCTGTTTGGATTTTAGGCTCCATTGTCATTAAATATTCACCAGCAGTATTATGTGAGTGAAAAAGCTCAACCAGGTATTTTGTTACAGATTCAACCGAGCTGACAAAAAGCTTCCCCGATCTTTGGAGGTGACCGGTTCACCGTAAAACTAAATGTTTACACACGGTATGTTTTTAAGATGACCAAGTCCGATCGAGTTGCGAGAAAACGTCGCGAACTTTTCCTGAAATCAGTTGCACAATCTTTACGACTTATTTTTCCCACTCCGGTTCCTTCAGCTCTGAGAATTGCATAAAATGTTATTAACTTTTCATAATCTCATTTTCTGTGTAGTTATTTGCACCTGTCATTACAAGCTGTGAAAAGATGTGTTCCCTGTAGATTTTTACTTGCTGCTAagatatgttttttattgtcgGATTAAACATGAATTAAAACGCGTAGAGATGCTACATTGAAAAAACGTGACATTATTTTTGTGTGCTTGCAGTTAGTTGATTTAGTATGAAGCGAGTTGGAAGGCCTCTGAAATTATGAACAGTTTATCACTTGACATTGTTTTTGACCATCAGCTGTTACTTTAACCCATAGTCGTGAATATTTCTGCCTTCGTTGTTGCTGCCTAGCCATGAAATTGTAagacttcatttatttttgaagcCGTTGGTCCATGTAGTTTCCATTGACTCGTTGTACTTCACATGCTTTGATTGTGAAATGTGTCCAGCATGTTTTTACCATAATTTTGTAGTGTCTAactttatctttcatatatttgcCATACCTGTATTGTACTGTATTGCACAACGCCATTTACTGCACACTTATTTTTGTTGTAACATTTAGGTTTTAATGTTGTACAGACTTGTAGTTCATCTCGGCACTTTGcttttttaccttttattttcaGTAATCCCTACGTACTACTGAcgagccttttttttttgccttgtcGTAGCAGTTACTGACCGTTAAATCCTTGTGTCCCATTGTCAACACAGTGTGGGAAATGCAAAGGAAACCACTATTGGGATATTGTGCTTCTTTTTCCTTTATGTGTACCAAATAATCTCAAAAAAATACTCTGTACATTAACATTAAATACTTACACTACATGTTTTGTACTGTGTTTTATTGAAGATTTTCTTAATTTAACCTGATGAATTTCCACCATgttataaacattttataaaaccaaatatatattaatatcatTTTTATCCCAAGGTCAAGAAAAAGATAAACTTAGCACTTTTCCAGtatattttcaaaattaaaaatgtattcacaacatttgttttgccCTTTATCCAAGTTTGAAGTGGAGATTGACTTCCGGtatagtttaaaaataaaagccgCAATATAGGAGTTCATGTGTGTTACTATACAGTGATTATACTGAATAATATATAGATTATAGTCTCtagatttaaacatttaaagtgtattttaatGCCAAGACAGATAAACGCGGTGACACTTCAGTATATACTTTCAAAACTAAAACCtctaatataaaaataagtGTTTTCGGGAGCTGTATTGAGATTATACATAATATAAACAGTctccatatatttatataaacatttaaaaaatgacgATTAAAAGCCAAAGATAAACGCTTCAGTGACACTTCCGGTTTGCACTTTCAACTCGAAGGTGTCCTCACGTGTGGAACTCAGACTCCCGTCGTCCCTTGCGCGTGTGTCTTCTCGCACAGGAAGTGTCTTTGTTTTGACCGCTCGCCGCCTCCAGCTAAACTCGAACACGTGAACATGTCAGCGGGTGTTTCCTGACGAGCCGCCGCCGACCTGCTGCTGAGTCCCGGGGACAGATCCCTGACGAGGAGTCCTCTGTCACTTCCGGCCTGTGACGGGTTCTgggggggaagaagaagaagacctcATGTCTTGTGAGTCAGTCTGAGCTGAGAACGTGTGACAGGCTGCAGATGATGGAGCAGGGAGGCTGCGGGACCCGGGTTCGGCTCAGAGCCGCGGCTCTCTGCGTCCTGACGCTGTGTTTGGGTTCTTTGCACGTGCTCGCGCTCAAGTCCCAACTTTTCACCAGGCTGGGGGGGTTCGCCCCCCCCGCGGAGTCCCCCATCAACTACAGCACCCTTTACTTTGACCAGAGGGTGAGTTCACTTCTGTTTAAACTTTATCAgtttttgcatttacatttttcatttagctgaggcttttatccaaagcgacttaccaCCAGTGCATTCAACCAGGAGGGTAcaaccaagaacaacaagaatcaagaaagtataatttactttacaaaaaaaaaatccaaactacAAGGTGCTATAAGTCAGTTCCATTTAAGTGCTGCTAAATCAGTTGTCACGTGAAACGTCACAGGAGCTTCTGGTTCCTTGTTCCTCTTTCACTTCACTTCGAAACTTCTCTTGCAATGAAGAGAAATATTCTAGTTCCCTGTTTTTGACCTGAGTCATCCTGTAATGGATAACAATACAATAATACTAATAAGACAGgtgttataatgttattatgacattttaataaaaccaTGAAGTGatgttataataatacaaaaaagaCTTTATTCATATAGAACCTTTGTGCTTTGTTAAAACTTTACTTATGTTTTTACTATAATGAGaaatatattgtgtgttttactaCAGCAAGATTGATATTGTGTTGGAGTATGCATGTAATAAGAAAGATAGTTTGCGTTTTACTATAAGATAGTTATCCTGTGTATTTAACTACAAGTTGGACATATTGTGTAATTTTCTATAATAAGATAGAGATGATGTTTTTTGCTATAGTAAAATTCCTATTATAAGATGAATACTGGTTAACCACTACATAAATTGGCTTAACAGTTGCACTCTTTATTGCTCTTTCTTATGTGCTCAGTATACTTAGCGCTGCAGAAGTTGTCcgtgtgttgtgtctgcagaCAATagacgtccccccccccccgacttccTGTAGTGAAGGGAAAGCCTCCACAATCAGCTCTGTTTTCTCCAACATGCACTGAAAGTATCGCTCCTGGCTCGTTGCCTGAAAAGGTCTTCGGGGTCCAGTGAACGTGAAAAACGCTTCAAACACAAGATCTTCTTTCAGCCTTTTACGTTTCCCTCATGGAGCATGAGATCGCCTGCTGAGGCGTCACATCGAGTGACATGAGGACCTGACTCATACGAACACAAGACCCAGCGTTTGTCTTCATAGCTCATGTGTTGAGGTCATCCTTCACTGTCATCGTGTGCTGATTAATCGGCTGCTTCACTTCACGCTGTGATGAAGTTACCACAAGTGATGAAGGTGCATTCAGGTGCTCTATAAGCTGCCCGAGGTAAACGTGTCAGGATCTCTGAGGAGGGGAAGATACataaactgcagctgaaacgcTTGAATAAATTCAAGGGATCTATTGGGCCTTGGCCgaggtttgtgctctactgagtgacactCTAGTTTAACCTTGAAGGTTAAACTCTGTTGAACATTTAAACCTGTTGCCTTACAAACCTgttaacaattattttatttagaacTGAGACTGAAAAGTGTAGACACACGAACGACCAAATTCCAGAATCGCTCCTATTTTGACTGTTATCCATTTGCTTTGCTCTTTACTTGTATGCACTTTacaatttacaaatatttttatcAGTTTTTTATTGGTTTCTTTGGGTAATCAATACAATTATacaattacacatcacaaatCTAATGGTTATACCCCTACCCACAGAAagacccaccccccccccaccagcctaCCCCATGCAGCAGAAGTAAATACATTAAGAGAGACTTTagaatgtatgtatatatttatatgtatatagaaATATTGGATTATTACACAATTTACAAATATTAGATGTTTTCAGATTTGAGGATTTGCTTTTTCTTGTCTTACATCTCGGTAAATCTTAatatctctgtgtttttgtggctCTTGAGAAATTGCGATGAGCATTCTCTAATGTTTTAAAGCTCAACCACTCAATCGGTTAATCAAACTATCAGATAAACCAACAAAGACAAGAACAATAGGCTGCAGCCCCACCAGTTATATTTAGACACTGTTAACAGAGGTTGGACGCGGGGATAACACTCCACACCTGGTCCAGCCCACCACTTCCTGCCTGATCTGCCGAGCTGACAAGATGATGAAGACcgtttcctccctcctcctcacacccattgtcttatctgtgtttttgatttttttctcaaacCAATTATAAAGTAactgctgcttcttctccagacgtacaacaaaaaacaaccttGTTCCCCTCTTGTCAGTCCCAGAAGGGTCTTTGCCATGATAGTCATCAATCACAGTCCTTTTTCCCTTCGCTCTCTGAGTGAAGAGCGCTCCAAGTGATCCAGCAGTTGTCCTGAGGAAATCCTCTTGACTGCGTTTTCCCTGCAGACAATGAATGGAAGTGTTCTTCAGCATCCTCCAAATCAACCTCTGTCCTTCACCGCGCTCGTTTCCCTCATGTTCTCCAACTCCTGGACAACAAAAGCAACTTTTTATCTCCAGTGGAACAGTTCACGCTTTGGCCCAACATGCCAAACagggtgtgtgtgctgtgaatCTAAACTGAAACAAGCAGGGCTCAAGTGCTGCCTGCAGCTGCCACTCGGGGGCGCTACTTATCAGAGTGTGTGGATTTGTTACAAAACCAGTCTTGTGGGGTTTTGTGATGTGCATACTGAGTGGGTGCAAGTGGTGCACTATTCAGCGGGGGTCCTTTTTGATGAAGCACTCCACATATTCACCCACTTTATAATTTGCTTGTTTGTAAGAATATTTTTCAAAGGGAACTCCACTCTCAATAATTGAAGAGCTTcactccccccaaaaaatctacCAGTTGATCTACAAGAGAAAACCAGCTcatgaaatacaaaacaaatatgtgaTTTATATAAACGACAAGTAATGTAAATCATTTGTTCACAGAATTCTGACATTACACTTTGGACGACCACTGCAACTTCCCTCACTGCCAAACGTCCCCTTTAAACCGTCTCATGGTCCCCCTCGCACTTAAAAGCCCTGCCAAGCACCGAGGAGTGGAGGCTTGAATGAACACATTGAGGTCCCGAATCTTTCTGCTGTCATTGGCTCATAAAATTGTTGCCTCCTTTGTATCCaccgaggaggagagggagcgaggaggacgaggaggaggagacaaaacaaaagcattttgtATTAAGTGCCGGGGCCGATTCAAGGGCTGGCCGACCCCGCTGCATCGTAGGGGTTGTCGTCTCTGTGAAGTTGTTGGTTTCTTTCCGCCTTTGTTGTTAAGAATACAGGAAATATAGCTGAATGGGGGAAGATACCCAGAATCCCTGAGGCGTGATGAAAGGATATCTCGGAGCTCATCTAAAGTACAACTAATTTGGCGTCTCCCCTAAAACTGGctccaacttttttttaatacaaattggggCTAATTACCTCCGGGGGCTTGTCATCTCAAAACGCCACAGTTGGCCCCGAGCCAGGTGTCGGTCGCCGATCACCCAACTCCGAGGTGACTGTAAAATGCTTATTTGTTGGTTTTGAACATTAATAAATGATCGGTGCATTAGATATTCTGTCAACAATATGCGACGATTGCATAAGAAAAGAGTTATTTAGATCACATGTTAAAGTTTCTGATCCTGACTCAGGAGCCAAAATGTGCCTTAGAGCTTAAAATAACTAAGAATTtgacatttatcgtgataattatcaatattgaTTGATACTTTCCTTTATAGAAATGTTTGGCCATATCGCTCAGACCTATCACAAAGTATAGAGAGGATATCACAAGGCTGTTGATAACATGTATGTCATAAACAGGCAAGTCATTGTTAATCGTTAACACAACATGCAGCAGAATTTATTACAACAGTCTCTGTTTTGTGGAATAACGATTTCACACTGGAACAGAGAAAGTCAGAGATTATCtgaatataatttgttttggttgttatgttttatcttttttgttttccagggctgtcaacattttgtttatcaCAACATAtcaaagctttttgtttttatactgaaatggtttatttgtattcatgagAAAACATAAGAAATGataaatataagaaataatTACATATGTATGTTCGGGTCAGCGTCATTTCAAGCATCATTTCATCTGTATCAAAGCTTTCATTTAAATAGAAGAAACAACATGTTGTTCACACAGACAACTGTCAACAGTTTAATACAATCATAAAATATCAACGCTTCttcattcaaacaaaacataatttaacaaataaataattacatcCCCCTGCCGTCTGTCTGATGCCATCTCAAGTGGGATCTCATTTGTTTGACTGCTTGAATTCAGttgaattattataattgtGATCAGTTAGTGTATATGAACTCATTGAGGATTATATAACACATTCAATTGAATGATTTTTATCTGTTTCAGATTGATCACTTTGGATTCCTGGAGGATGGCACGTTCAAACAGAGATACCTGGTGGCCGACAACCACTGGAAGCAGCCCGGAGGTCCTGTTTTATTCTACACGGGCAACGAAGGCGACATCACGTGGTTCTGCAACAATACTGTAAATATCCCATCTGTTAGCTTTCTCTTACCCTGTGCACAGCCTCACATTTGATCGAGCGCCTGCCTTTGTTTTGTCCTCAGGGCTTCATGTGGGAAATTGCGGAGGAGTTGGGCGCCATGCTGGTTTTTGCCGAACATCGTTACTATGGAGAATCTCTGCCATTTGGACAAGACTCTTATAGTGTAAGTGAAGAAGTTCTAATCCTATCATTAAAATCAAATTCAACATGATATTTACTGGTAGGTTTGTTAGATGAAGGTGTTAAAATAATTCCGTGCAAAAATAGACTTCACTTTCGGTGACAGGaaatcattttgtgttttcatcttttaattTCTGAACAAAACTTGTAATTTTTCTTGCAGGACAGCAAACACCTGAACTACCTGACCTCAGAGCAGGCCTTGGCAGATTTTGCAGTTCTGATTCAAAACCTGAAGAGCACTTTACCCGGAGCTCAACGCAGCCCAGTCATCGCGGTGGGAG from Platichthys flesus chromosome 4, fPlaFle2.1, whole genome shotgun sequence includes:
- the rab30 gene encoding ras-related protein Rab-30, with protein sequence MSMEDYDYLFKIVLIGNAGVGKTCLVRRFTQGLFPPGQGATIGVDFMIKTVEIKGEKVKLQIWDTAGQERFRSITQSYYRSANALILTYDITCEDSFRCLPEWLREIEQYANNQVVTILVGNKIDLAEKREVLRQRAEDFAESQSMLYLETSAKESDNVEKLFLDLACELIREAKQNKLDNNDTAPMPGEGKAISYLSCCSLN